In one window of Borrelia anserina Es DNA:
- a CDS encoding endonuclease MutS2 produces the protein MQEIYLEKIDFYQILSSVSSYVAISDTVNLLSKQQIWKTEEEVNRICLCVQLIKNLIEVYDEYPSSCLESISDSIALLIKENSRVSIEEIKNIIVFLREVLKIVFFLDRNEFKVQSEVKTLRELLFVDSSLEHLLETLCMYIDVDELKIKLGVVKEYDEIDFEIKNLSKKIEKKIKQIIGLNSEYLTSTLIYYKSGKYTIALKSSFKNKIKCNIVSMSSSGQTFYVEPDEIISENDKLCFLSFEKTRVVLRILQELSDKIRQHILLLETLYNNFLYYDSLRVRAVYGIKSQGIFPKFGSNLNIVNARHPLIQNAKSVSFCPLNNRAVIITGPNAGGKTATLKTVALLSAMLQFGIPIPVDESSTFKIFDNILVDIGDNQSIANSLSTFSSHMNNIAYILKCATRDSLLIFDEFCSGTDIEQGQALAVAILEHLMNIGSFVIVSTHYNALKYFAYTHEFVINASMQMDLDKMEPNYNLIFSVPGESFAFSVANNASISPEILLKAKEIYSSNKTEVNEILERLSDKEREIHLLEEKLKDKLHLIELKEIEINNIRNNIILKERDLEERLINEQKEFLKGSRKILENLVREVREGSICTVKNKEFIANIMDNITAKAIKIKLLNQEVVTNVGVEFKVGDKVRVSGSNSSGEIIGVTKKGFIVNTGVFNITVSSSNLEKIFDNKNSKNGYKKNFSFSFEGQDDELNLTIDIRGMRVFEAIDFLNRKIDNILLKNVCRFEIIHGKGEGLLVKGVHSFLKNVKFIKKYYFAHPSDGGVGKTIVEF, from the coding sequence ATGCAAGAGATATACTTGGAAAAAATTGATTTTTATCAAATTTTATCTTCAGTTTCTTCTTATGTAGCTATTTCAGATACTGTTAATCTTCTAAGTAAGCAGCAAATATGGAAGACCGAGGAAGAAGTTAATAGAATATGTCTTTGTGTTCAGTTGATTAAAAATCTTATTGAAGTTTATGATGAATATCCAAGTTCTTGTCTTGAGAGTATAAGTGATTCTATTGCTTTACTTATTAAGGAAAACTCAAGAGTTTCTATTGAAGAGATTAAAAATATTATTGTCTTTCTAAGGGAAGTTTTGAAAATAGTGTTTTTTTTAGATAGAAATGAGTTCAAAGTTCAAAGTGAAGTTAAAACTTTAAGGGAATTACTATTTGTGGATTCAAGTTTGGAGCATTTATTAGAAACTTTATGCATGTATATTGATGTTGATGAACTTAAAATAAAACTAGGTGTTGTTAAGGAGTATGATGAGATTGATTTTGAAATCAAAAATTTAAGTAAGAAGATTGAGAAGAAGATTAAGCAGATAATAGGTTTAAATTCAGAATATTTAACCTCTACACTTATTTATTACAAATCAGGTAAATATACTATTGCGCTTAAATCTAGTTTTAAGAATAAAATCAAGTGTAATATTGTGTCTATGTCATCCTCTGGGCAAACATTTTATGTTGAACCAGATGAGATAATAAGTGAAAATGATAAATTGTGTTTTTTGAGTTTTGAAAAGACACGTGTGGTTTTAAGAATTTTGCAAGAACTTTCAGATAAGATTCGGCAACATATTCTTCTTTTAGAAACTCTTTATAATAATTTTTTATATTATGATTCTCTAAGGGTCAGAGCAGTTTACGGAATAAAAAGTCAAGGAATATTTCCTAAGTTTGGTAGTAATCTTAATATTGTTAATGCTCGTCATCCTTTGATACAGAATGCAAAATCTGTAAGTTTTTGTCCTTTAAATAATAGAGCTGTAATTATTACAGGGCCTAATGCTGGTGGAAAGACGGCAACTTTAAAGACAGTTGCTCTTTTGAGTGCCATGCTTCAATTTGGAATTCCTATTCCAGTTGATGAGTCTAGTACTTTTAAGATTTTTGATAATATTTTAGTTGATATTGGCGATAATCAATCAATTGCAAATTCACTCTCAACTTTTTCAAGTCATATGAATAACATTGCTTATATTTTAAAGTGTGCAACAAGAGATAGTCTTTTAATATTTGATGAATTTTGTTCAGGTACTGATATTGAACAAGGACAGGCACTGGCTGTGGCTATTCTTGAGCATTTAATGAATATTGGCTCTTTTGTTATTGTCTCAACTCATTACAATGCTCTTAAATATTTTGCATACACTCATGAATTTGTGATTAATGCTTCTATGCAGATGGATTTAGATAAAATGGAACCTAATTATAATTTAATCTTTTCTGTTCCAGGTGAAAGTTTTGCTTTTAGTGTTGCAAATAATGCGTCTATTAGTCCTGAAATATTACTTAAAGCAAAAGAGATTTATTCATCTAATAAGACAGAAGTTAATGAAATATTGGAAAGGCTTTCAGATAAGGAGAGAGAAATACATTTACTTGAAGAGAAATTGAAAGATAAGCTTCATCTTATTGAACTTAAGGAAATTGAGATTAATAATATTCGGAATAATATTATTTTAAAAGAAAGGGATTTAGAGGAGAGACTTATAAATGAGCAAAAAGAGTTTTTAAAAGGCTCAAGAAAAATTTTAGAAAATTTGGTTAGAGAGGTCAGAGAGGGAAGTATTTGTACTGTTAAGAACAAGGAATTTATAGCTAATATTATGGATAATATAACTGCCAAGGCTATTAAAATTAAATTGCTTAATCAAGAGGTTGTTACTAATGTTGGGGTTGAGTTTAAAGTTGGTGACAAGGTTAGAGTGTCTGGTTCAAATTCTTCAGGAGAAATAATAGGAGTTACTAAGAAAGGATTTATTGTAAATACTGGTGTTTTTAATATTACAGTTTCATCTTCTAATTTAGAGAAAATATTTGATAATAAGAATTCTAAAAATGGTTATAAGAAAAATTTTAGCTTTTCTTTTGAAGGTCAAGATGATGAGTTGAACTTAACTATTGATATTAGAGGAATGAGAGTGTTTGAGGCTATAGACTTTTTAAATAGGAAGATAGATAATATTTTATTGAAAAATGTTTGCAGATTTGAAATCATTCATGGCAAAGGAGAGGGTCTTCTTGTGAAAGGAGTACATTCATTCTTAAAAAATGTAAAGTTTATTAAGAAATATTATTTTGCTCATCCAAGTGATGGGGGAGTTGGAAAAACAATAGTAGAATTTTAA
- the rsgA gene encoding ribosome small subunit-dependent GTPase A, producing MNNFRFEVLWGVNNIYSIAEVNTGLIYEGVIKGKILNTQDKEYSPLVTGDFVCGDIYDECKVYIKERLERKNVLWRYNKKASLRQVIVSNIDNVLIVSSANLPEIKNSFIDRVLIVAEEQGITPIILINKVDEGISTKVDAFIKIYENLGYRVIKTSAITFQGIEEIREIIKNSRASFIGQSGVGKSSLINIIDLNAAQVINEISYKYARGRHTTVYAMAFHSSNGVVIDTPGIKEFGIESLEYLKLRCYFREFKDLNDLCKFNSCVHINEPNCFIISQIGFTISEIRYNSYLKIVNELKRYKSYARDILGKN from the coding sequence TTGAATAATTTTAGATTTGAGGTCCTATGGGGTGTTAATAATATCTATTCTATTGCTGAAGTTAATACCGGTTTAATTTATGAGGGAGTTATTAAGGGTAAGATTTTAAATACTCAGGATAAAGAGTATAGTCCTTTAGTTACTGGTGATTTTGTTTGTGGGGATATTTATGATGAATGCAAAGTATATATTAAAGAGAGATTAGAACGCAAGAATGTGCTTTGGCGTTATAATAAAAAGGCTTCTCTTAGGCAGGTTATTGTTTCAAATATCGATAATGTTTTAATTGTTAGTTCTGCTAATCTTCCTGAGATTAAAAATTCGTTTATTGATAGAGTATTAATAGTTGCTGAGGAACAGGGAATCACTCCTATTATTTTGATAAATAAGGTTGATGAGGGTATAAGTACTAAAGTTGATGCTTTTATTAAAATTTATGAAAATTTAGGTTATAGGGTTATTAAGACTTCTGCTATTACTTTTCAGGGTATTGAGGAAATAAGAGAAATTATTAAGAATTCAAGAGCGTCTTTTATTGGGCAGTCTGGGGTTGGCAAGTCGTCTCTTATAAATATAATAGATTTGAATGCAGCACAGGTCATAAATGAGATATCTTATAAATATGCAAGGGGTAGACATACTACAGTTTATGCTATGGCTTTTCATTCTTCTAATGGGGTGGTAATTGATACTCCTGGTATAAAGGAGTTTGGCATTGAAAGCTTAGAGTATCTCAAACTTAGATGTTATTTTAGGGAATTTAAAGATTTAAATGATTTATGTAAATTTAATTCTTGTGTGCATATAAATGAACCAAATTGTTTTATAATAAGTCAAATTGGCTTTACAATTTCAGAAATTAGGTACAATAGTTATTTAAAGATTGTAAATGAACTTAAGAGATATAAAAGTTATGCAAGAGATATACTTGGAAAAAATTGA